The Branchiostoma floridae strain S238N-H82 chromosome 10, Bfl_VNyyK, whole genome shotgun sequence genome has a segment encoding these proteins:
- the LOC118424904 gene encoding mucin-5B-like → MTGFQLSSLIAILLAIPGFGPPTTTAQTTEAPVTCSAAVHFCEDPEYLATRIPGLCIRKLNCNGCAAQYHVARATCEAEGASLLTRINEEQFVLLQEEDYYNLQGSWIGLDDIAVEGTYVWNDGSPLGSFRPFHPTVLNDEATDCVIVGRNVGSVWAPYDCNNKVRYICQKPSTCPNVTTTQTTIANSTTEVTSTPPLTTTKTTEALTTKVAPDKTTIVSRKRLQTLLSRQHPLLRHLLAVANDTTVIPTSVETTTVLLTTLETTVTGDTTIPPTTPRTTVLPSTVVTTDPPTTIQTTTPLTTVVTTVPPTTVETTVPPTTTETTLLTTVKTTTPPTTVVTTVPPTTVITTVPPTTIETTAPPTTVVTTVPPTTTNANPTTVIGGTKRQNKEGG, encoded by the exons ATGACCGGATTTCAACTCTCTTCACTGATCGCCATACTCTTGGCAATCCCAGGCTTCG GACCACCCACAACAACAGCGCAGACGACAGAAGCCCCTGTAACATGTTCTGCAGCGGTTCATTTCTGCGAGGATCCCGAGTATCTCGCCACCAGGATCCCAGGCCTCTGCATCAGAAAGCTGAACTGTAACGGGTGCGCGGCACAATACCACGTGGCTCGGGCCACATGCGAGGCTGAAGGGGCTTCGCTTTTGACTCGCATTAACGAGGAACAATTCGTGTTGTTACAAGAGGAAGATTACTACAATCTACAAGGATCGTGGATAGGACTTGATGATATAGCGGTTGAGGGAACGTACGTGTGGAATGACGGGTCACCTCTGGGATCCTTCCGACCGTTTCACCCGACCGTACTGAACGACGAGGCGACTGATTGTGTCATCGTTGGAAGAAATGTCGGATCAGTTTGGGCACCCTACGACTGTAACAACAAAGTACGGTACATCTGCCAAAAAC CTTCAACTTGCCCGAATGTCACAACCACCCAGACGACTATCGCAAATTCAACGACTGAAGTGACATCGACACCACCCTTGACAACTACCAAGACAACAGAAGCATTAACGACTAAGGTGGCACCAGACAAAACAACCA TAGTGTCGCGAAAACGGCTTCAAACCCTTCTGTCAAGACAACATCCCCTGTTGAGGCACCTGTTAGCTGTGGCAAACGATACTACAGTTATCCCTACAAGTGTAGAGACAACAACAGTTCTCCTAACTACTTTAGAGACAACAGTTACAGGCGATACGACGATTCCACCTACAACGCCCAGAACCACAGTTCTCCCCTCCACAGTAGTGACAACGGATCCACCTACTACTATTCAAACAACAACTCCGCTAACAACTGTCGTAACAACCGTTCCGCCAACAACGGTAGAAACAACAGTTCCTCCCACAACCACAGAGACAACTCTTCTAACAACCGTGAAAACAACAACTCCCCCTACAACAGTCGTCACAACAGTTCCCCCTACAACCGTCATAACGACCGTTCCTCCTACAACCATAGAAACGACCGCGCCTCCTACAACCGTCGTCACAACAGTCCCTCCCACAACC ACCAACGCGAACCCTACGACAGTCATTGGTGGcaccaaaagacaaaacaaagaaggaGGATAA
- the LOC118424458 gene encoding uncharacterized protein LOC118424458, whose amino-acid sequence MVNAPDAVFISPRASSERLANATNTIRLSMGDHALALALYLKMQSDNVSVVIPVHIEDIYSTGLVQRIRDLADDKMDDIAVTTSISYAPGTITNKEEAQRLTEELRNALRDNPKAVVLLVSYSEAKHILEAANGDSTLLGRMWYTGDSLALREDILSSEDAKQSAQTVSLYGLAYAGEELHSKRRMRKMQKLADRLKRSPPVFAPLAYDAVNLIYDTCQVTRTTDAQVVLAHLTREAEWQNGLSGRLAIDSKGSRAFGDYLHSFVAPQIPDIGKVTVAMTGSWILDGLSQVSHMDDESDQDGGGRRRREVASSDMMSSVASTAMSSASVFNKSDVMALKALAGNDCHNSKFSITATDPATYMQVQHDFTDATFPEMFIVSTAYGYSLQMSCDKPEGPVVLDLLCPPSTNPKDDMACVQTVTHPVTDQGGRRRLLVSPREAQESRSAHCVGNVLGCSLCFGVFSFFLGPFGAFCAIPCAAGVGGICGYAAARGSGKIICTELFAQGHLDAHTYLADAAFGRQLAAESPHVMEGYHTLATPIVWLMQRSDTATDIVKVKHFGFLCFCLLLKHTVNSNTHRLHVCTTG is encoded by the exons ATGGTGAACGCACCGGACGCGGTCTTCATTTCTCCACGAGCATCATCCGAACGACTGGCCAACGCCACGAACACCATACGACTCAGCATGGGCGACCATGCTCTTGCTTTGGCTTTGTACCTGAAGATGCAAAGCGATAACGTGTCCGTCGTCATCCCGGTGCACATCGAGGACATCTACTCTACGGGCCTGGTGCAGAGGATTCGCGACCTGGCAGACGATAAGATGGACGACATTGCAGTCACTACCAGTATCAGCTACGCGCCGGGGACAATCACCAACAAGGAAGAGGCGCAGAGGCTGACTGAAGAACTTCGCAACGCTCTCAGGGACAACCCAAAGGCTGTCGTCCTACTTGTGTCGTATTCTGAAGCCAAGCACATCCTGGAAGCAGCTAACGGTGACAGCACTTTGTTGGGCCGTATGTGGTACACCGGGGACTCCTTGGCTCTCCGAGAGGACATTCTGAGTTCTGAAGACGCGAAGCAGTCTGCACAAACGGTAAGCCTGTACGGACTGGCCTACGCCGGGGAGGAGCTCCACAGCAAACGGAGGATGCGCAAGATGCAGAAGCTTGCTGATCGCCTGAAACGCTCGCCTCCTGTGTTTGCTCCACTGGCTTATGACGCAGTCAACCTGATCTACGACACGTGTCAGGTAACCCGGACAACCGATGCTCAGGTGGTTCTTGCACACCTTACTCGCGAGGCAGAATGGCAGAACGGACTGTCCGGCAGGCTGGCAATCGACTCCAAAGGTAGTCGCGCGTTCGGAGATTACCTTCACTCGTTCGTCGCTCCACAGATTCCAGACATCGGAAAGGTTACCGTCGCCATGACAGGGTCCTGGATTCTGGACGGACTGTCGCAGGTATCTCACATGGACGACGAGTCTGACCAGGATGGCGGCGGTAGGCGTAGGAGGGAAGTAGCGTCCTCTGACATGATGTCATCTGTGGCGTCCACTGCCATGTCGTCTGCCTCAGTCTTCAACAAGTCTGATGTCATGGCACTGAAAGCACTGGCTGGAAACGACTGTCACAACTCGAAG TTCTCCATCACTGCTACGGATCCAGCAACATACATGCAGGTGCAACATGACTTCACGGACGCCACGTTCCCGGAGATGTTCATAGTTTCGACTGCCTATGGCTACAGCCTGCAAATGAGCTGTGACAAGCCGGAAGGGCCCGTGGTGTTGGACCTCCTCTGCCCGCCAAGCACCAACCCTAAAGACGACATGGCCTGTGTGCAAACCGTCACCCATCCTGTTACCGATCAG GGCGGCCGTCGCCGCCTACTAGTGTCCCCACGTGAAGCACAGGAAAGCCGTTCAGCACACTGTGTTGGCAACGTTCTTGGGTGTAGTCTTTGCTTCGGAGTCTTTTCGTTTTTCCTAG GTCCGTTTGGAGCTTTCTGCGCTATACCTTGTGCAGCCGGTGTTGGAGGCATCTGTGGTTATGCTGCCGCACGTGGAAGTGGCAAGATCATCTGCACTGAACTTTTTGCCCAAG GCCACCTGGATGCGCATACGTACCTGGCTGATGCCGCCTTTGGTCGCCAGCTGGCTGCCGAGTCCCCACACGTGATGGAAGGGTACCACACCCTGGCCACCCCCATCGTCTGGCTCATGCAGCGGTCTGACACAGCGACAGACATCGTCAAGGTGAAGCATTTTGGATTCTTATGTTTCTGCCTTCTCCTTAAACATACAGTAAATTCTAACACGCACCGGCTGCATGTATGTACAACTGGTTGA